The Micromonospora sp. NBC_00421 genome contains a region encoding:
- a CDS encoding alpha/beta hydrolase yields the protein MSGTTDERVRIVRGREWARPVRPARREVLSATPELEEGRPPLLFVPGFGHGAWAFAEHWLEHAATRGFPAYAVSLRGHGGSEPAPGATLRAYTHDVVQVAAELPRQAVLVGHGAGALVVSHALARYPARAAVLVAPVLGGPATAAAALRSNPAGTLPALFGGALRLHRRQLFSRELPDADARRHLARLGRAGRRAQWQLLAGREAEPAVGRPPVLVLGSPDDRVVPPAALTRAARRYGAAPLLFPGMGHDLMLDTRWQEPLDALLDWLVKEPGRS from the coding sequence GTGAGCGGCACGACCGACGAGCGGGTACGCATCGTCCGGGGTCGGGAGTGGGCCCGCCCGGTCCGCCCGGCCCGGCGCGAGGTGCTCAGCGCCACCCCGGAGCTGGAGGAGGGGCGTCCGCCGCTGCTCTTCGTACCCGGCTTCGGGCACGGGGCCTGGGCGTTCGCCGAGCACTGGCTGGAGCACGCCGCGACGAGGGGCTTCCCCGCGTACGCGGTGAGCCTGCGCGGGCACGGCGGCAGCGAACCGGCGCCGGGGGCGACACTGCGGGCGTACACCCATGATGTGGTCCAGGTGGCGGCGGAGCTGCCGCGGCAGGCGGTGCTGGTGGGGCACGGCGCCGGGGCGCTCGTGGTGTCGCACGCGTTGGCGCGGTACCCGGCCCGGGCGGCGGTGCTCGTCGCGCCGGTGCTCGGTGGCCCCGCCACGGCCGCCGCGGCGCTGCGCAGCAACCCGGCCGGTACGCTGCCCGCCCTGTTCGGTGGGGCGCTGCGGCTGCACCGTCGGCAGCTGTTCAGTCGGGAGTTGCCCGACGCGGACGCGCGCCGGCACCTGGCCCGGCTGGGCCGGGCCGGCCGGCGGGCACAGTGGCAGCTGCTCGCCGGCCGGGAGGCCGAGCCGGCGGTGGGTCGCCCGCCGGTGCTGGTGCTGGGCAGCCCCGACGACCGGGTCGTCCCGCCCGCCGCGCTGACCCGGGCCGCCCGCCGGTACGGTGCGGCCCCGCTGCTCTTCCCCGGCATGGGGCACGACCTGATGCTCGACACCCGCTGGCAGGAGCCGCTGGACGCGCTCCTCGACTGGCTGGTCAAGGAGCCGGGTAGGAGCTGA
- a CDS encoding alpha,alpha-trehalose-phosphate synthase (UDP-forming), translated as MRQSSLVVVANRLPIDDSVAPDGACEWRRSPGGLVSALHPLLRQTPATWVGWAGGTGPAPALPDVDGVHMQTVPLTADDLRDHYEGFANATLWPLYHDAVEQPEYHRRWWEAYQRVNQRFAEATAEVADPGAVVWVQDYHLQLVPGLLRELRPDLRIGFFLHVPFPPPELFMQLPRRAELLRGMLGADLIGFQRAQAAHNFAQLATKVLGLPATDRRIGVQDRVVRIGAYPVAIDTAEMAALAGRPDVTARARRLRHDLGDPERVVLSLDRMDYTKGIEQRLKAYSELLASGDVKVRDTVLVQVAMPSRERVGQYQILRERIEREVGRINGEFGRVGEPAIHYLTQPFDRAELAALYRVADVMAVTPLRDGMNLVAKEYVAARVDDTGALLLSEFAGAAAELEQAYLVNPHDLEGLKQGLLSALRAGPADTGDRMRAMRDHLHRHDIRAWARSYLSALDDTGSLLTRLSSTG; from the coding sequence ATGCGACAGAGTTCCCTGGTGGTGGTCGCCAACCGGCTCCCCATCGACGACAGCGTGGCGCCCGACGGCGCCTGCGAGTGGCGCCGCAGCCCCGGCGGGCTGGTCAGCGCGCTGCACCCACTACTCCGCCAGACCCCCGCCACCTGGGTGGGCTGGGCCGGCGGCACCGGGCCCGCGCCCGCGCTGCCCGACGTGGACGGCGTCCACATGCAGACCGTCCCGCTCACCGCCGACGACCTGCGCGACCACTACGAGGGGTTCGCCAACGCCACCCTCTGGCCGCTCTACCACGACGCCGTCGAGCAACCCGAGTACCACCGTCGCTGGTGGGAGGCGTACCAGCGGGTCAACCAGCGGTTCGCCGAGGCGACCGCCGAGGTGGCCGACCCGGGCGCGGTGGTCTGGGTGCAGGACTACCACCTGCAACTGGTCCCCGGCCTGCTCCGCGAGCTCCGCCCAGACCTGCGGATCGGCTTCTTCCTCCACGTGCCGTTCCCGCCCCCGGAGCTGTTCATGCAGCTGCCCCGCCGGGCGGAGTTGCTGCGCGGGATGCTCGGCGCCGACCTGATCGGCTTCCAGCGGGCCCAGGCGGCGCACAACTTCGCCCAGCTGGCCACCAAGGTGCTCGGGTTGCCGGCCACCGACAGGCGGATCGGCGTGCAGGACCGGGTGGTGCGGATCGGGGCGTACCCGGTCGCGATCGACACCGCCGAGATGGCGGCGCTCGCCGGCCGGCCGGACGTGACCGCGCGGGCCCGCCGGCTCCGGCACGACCTGGGCGACCCCGAGCGGGTCGTCCTCAGCCTCGACCGGATGGACTACACCAAGGGCATCGAGCAGCGGCTGAAGGCCTACAGCGAGCTGCTCGCCAGCGGTGACGTCAAGGTCCGGGACACGGTGCTGGTGCAGGTCGCCATGCCGAGCCGGGAACGCGTCGGCCAGTACCAGATCCTGCGCGAGCGGATCGAACGCGAGGTCGGCCGGATCAACGGCGAGTTCGGACGGGTCGGCGAACCGGCCATCCACTACCTCACCCAGCCCTTCGACCGGGCCGAGCTGGCGGCGCTCTACCGGGTCGCCGACGTCATGGCGGTCACCCCGCTGCGCGACGGCATGAACCTGGTCGCCAAGGAGTACGTGGCCGCCCGGGTCGACGACACCGGCGCGTTGCTGCTCAGCGAGTTCGCCGGCGCGGCGGCCGAGCTGGAGCAGGCGTACCTGGTCAATCCGCACGACCTGGAGGGGCTCAAGCAGGGGCTGTTGTCGGCGCTGCGGGCCGGGCCGGCCGACACCGGCGACCGGATGCGGGCGATGCGCGACCACCTGCACCGGCACGACATCCGCGCCTGGGCCCGCTCCTATCTCAGCGCCCTGGACGACACCGGTTCCCTGCTCACCCGGCTCAGCAGCACCGGCTGA
- a CDS encoding Crp/Fnr family transcriptional regulator, with protein MEMRLPEPGDALTGVEMFAGLEPEVRQRVIAAAVPRTYRKGQLLFVENDPGESLIVLRRGAVAVFRTAPTGERAVLSVIRPPDVLGEVSLLDASTRSASAEAIEDCAALALSRPAFMELVHSNPRILDAVMRSLGGLIRRLTEQNADHVFLDLPGRVAKTLVRLAGESQAPMITIELNQSQLAEMAGGSRQSVNQAIGSFASRGWLRTEGRRIVVTDVAALRRRAGMSDR; from the coding sequence GTGGAGATGCGCCTGCCGGAGCCGGGTGACGCCCTCACCGGGGTGGAGATGTTCGCCGGCCTGGAGCCGGAGGTACGCCAACGGGTGATCGCCGCGGCCGTGCCGCGCACCTACCGCAAGGGCCAGCTCCTCTTCGTCGAGAACGATCCCGGCGAGTCGTTGATCGTGCTGCGTCGGGGGGCGGTGGCGGTGTTCCGCACCGCGCCGACCGGGGAACGCGCCGTGCTGTCGGTCATCCGACCGCCGGACGTGCTGGGCGAGGTCTCCCTGCTGGACGCCTCCACCCGTTCGGCCTCGGCCGAGGCGATCGAGGACTGCGCCGCCCTCGCGCTGTCCCGTCCGGCCTTCATGGAACTGGTGCACTCCAACCCGCGCATCCTGGACGCGGTGATGCGGTCGCTGGGTGGTCTGATCCGGCGGCTCACCGAGCAGAACGCCGACCACGTCTTCCTCGACCTGCCCGGCCGGGTGGCCAAGACGCTGGTCCGGCTGGCCGGGGAGAGCCAGGCCCCGATGATCACCATCGAGCTCAACCAGAGCCAGCTGGCCGAGATGGCCGGGGGGTCCCGGCAGAGCGTCAACCAGGCGATCGGCTCCTTCGCCAGCCGGGGTTGGCTGCGTACCGAGGGCCGCCGGATCGTGGTCACCGACGTGGCGGCGCTGCGCCGCCGGGCCGGCATGAGCGACCGCTGA
- a CDS encoding DUF308 domain-containing protein, producing MSAGGARRGRRDNGLDASEYAVAGDVDPRVGEHLLDVLAAGGIAAYLQPSADLNPITRTTTVPSRPVDRLYVDRSHLTTARDYLTQLADEATPEPDRAEPDVDAEWERIVAAFHTAPTAGSNPWPASEDVDDDEPTDPAARAGGPATRADEPTGPTATDVRRLPYAADISGISVTPRGREDEPSLLDGLDTFGADLPDDPEEGYTPPPPPPLPRISKYAVVGVLGIVVGFVLFLNPSLLPVVDASVVNLLGFTGILAGFVTLIWRLRPGDDDDYDPDDGAVV from the coding sequence GTGTCAGCGGGTGGCGCCCGCCGGGGACGGCGGGACAACGGGCTCGACGCGAGCGAGTACGCCGTCGCGGGCGACGTCGATCCGCGCGTCGGTGAGCACCTGCTCGACGTGCTCGCCGCGGGCGGGATCGCCGCCTACCTCCAGCCCTCCGCCGATCTGAACCCGATCACCAGGACGACCACCGTGCCGTCCCGGCCGGTCGACCGGCTCTACGTGGACCGCTCACACCTGACCACCGCCCGCGACTACCTCACCCAGCTCGCCGACGAGGCGACCCCGGAGCCGGACCGCGCCGAGCCGGACGTCGATGCCGAGTGGGAACGGATCGTCGCCGCCTTCCACACCGCCCCGACGGCCGGCAGCAATCCCTGGCCCGCCTCCGAGGACGTCGACGACGACGAGCCGACCGACCCGGCTGCCCGGGCGGGTGGCCCGGCCACCCGCGCCGACGAACCGACCGGTCCCACCGCCACCGACGTACGACGACTGCCGTACGCGGCCGACATCTCCGGCATCTCGGTGACCCCCCGGGGCCGGGAGGACGAGCCGTCGCTGCTGGACGGCCTGGACACCTTCGGGGCCGACCTGCCGGACGATCCGGAGGAGGGCTACACCCCGCCCCCACCACCACCGCTACCCCGCATCTCGAAGTACGCGGTGGTCGGCGTGCTGGGGATCGTGGTCGGCTTCGTCCTCTTCCTCAACCCGTCGTTGCTGCCGGTGGTGGACGCCTCGGTGGTCAATCTGCTCGGCTTCACCGGCATCCTCGCCGGCTTCGTCACCCTGATCTGGCGACTACGACCCGGTGACGACGACGACTACGACCCCGACGACGGCGCGGTCGTCTGA
- a CDS encoding polyadenylate-specific 3'-exoribonuclease AS, giving the protein MVYRYFYDCEFIEDGRSVDLVSIGVVDEYGREFYAVSTEFDDSRAIPWVRRHVLDKLPSPADRAWRSRARIRDDLYEFLLEPIRDRPGEQLELWAWYAAYDHVVLAQLWGAMPALPREIPRFTKELRQLWDDLGRPRLPDAAADRHDALVDARHNLARWQAMTAGDGRQV; this is encoded by the coding sequence ATGGTCTACCGCTACTTCTACGACTGCGAATTCATCGAGGACGGCCGGAGTGTCGACCTCGTGTCGATAGGTGTCGTCGACGAGTACGGCCGCGAGTTCTACGCGGTCTCCACCGAGTTCGACGACTCCCGCGCCATACCCTGGGTCCGTCGTCACGTGCTGGACAAGCTCCCCTCACCTGCCGACCGGGCCTGGCGTTCCCGCGCCCGGATCCGCGACGACCTGTACGAGTTCCTGCTGGAGCCGATCCGCGACCGGCCGGGCGAGCAACTGGAGCTGTGGGCCTGGTACGCCGCGTACGACCATGTGGTGCTGGCCCAGCTCTGGGGGGCGATGCCGGCGCTGCCCCGGGAGATCCCCCGCTTCACCAAGGAGCTGCGGCAGCTCTGGGACGACCTCGGTCGGCCCCGGCTGCCGGACGCGGCGGCCGACCGGCACGACGCGCTGGTCGACGCCCGGCACAACCTGGCCCGCTGGCAGGCGATGACAGCCGGTGACGGTCGGCAGGTTTGA
- a CDS encoding ATP-binding protein produces the protein MDLKCGHCSRAAGPDDRFCGGCGQALTLGCASCGHANSPEASFCTNCGQPLRDRGITVQEDRRQVSVLFIDIVDFTTYAERADPEQARSLQQAYFATVRKLVHQYGGVVEKYIGDAVMALFGAPVATDNDALRCVRAGLELQRSLARQTAGPQPPLGFRVGVATGEALVDLSATRDGGQAFVTGDVVNTASRLQALAPTGGVVVDESTWSATRHELEYVDRPSVTLRGRSAVSRIWLAVRARPRTDPQAAELTPMVDREHERGLLVSALHRTVNERTSQLVTVFGPAGVGKSRLLRELSRHAANLPGHRVTWLVGQCPPFGENVTYAALADIVKGWLGVPDTDDPEPLHDRLRQRLGQLDDPHALRLAGALGPLLGVAGERLNQGETEAAWRRFLLTLAGHGPTVLVFEDMHWADQAMLTFVEQLGAAARGVPLLVVATARPELRERHPAWTGTISGAMSISVPPMHDADIDTLYSLLLGQAALPAAARAPLIEFADGNPLYAQEYARMLMDGGLLDPAARFDPTGGSDMPRTVQAVIANRLDLLDPADRAVLQTAAVVGVQFWPGPVATALGRTVEWVERALDRLQRRDMVFELPTSTMVGQPEYRFRHILVRDVCYQRLPRAERVLRHQRTADWLAQRADAGQQDLAEVLANHRWTAHEIARTVGLDPAPYAMAARTALHRAARRASALHALDNAATLVDRALAVGGKADPGLELFAAQLALFRDGDTFLVDGGTETLTGLVDRLAAAGDRAGAARAWTLLATAAWSRADRSETLRCLDRANEIYAELPESEDKAEALLELARVRMLNFETDPARAAARSAAELAEQLVLPEVRANARITLAVARYLAGEQQAYAELAEVAEQCRADRLACRRRAVQNLAWAAQEEGDLARSARLVDEQRSLDLAGGHGLATSFADQWARAYYAGDWVAALEMAAESTRRPTAEWDLHIVAVSGWMRALRAGDPPTDGASRPVPTPSATGHAGAVEGGAVEAGAVEAGAGGQDLVAQALVAARRSGFHRVLRSTLAHAALCRAVRGRPDEAMRLLVELDEDWRRTRMIPFAEWVPAVGHVAAVLGPEAARLVHDLLDRSARMTPWAEAAGQVADAALALADGDAHRATRLFRTAAASYARITDTTDHMLTTALSVPALILADPAEAAVALDRVRGFADRFGMPGLLRLAAPATTDQTWL, from the coding sequence ATCGACCTCAAGTGTGGACACTGCTCCCGGGCGGCGGGACCGGACGACCGCTTCTGCGGCGGCTGCGGACAGGCGCTGACGCTCGGCTGTGCCTCCTGCGGGCACGCCAACAGCCCCGAGGCCAGCTTCTGTACCAACTGCGGGCAGCCGCTGCGCGACCGCGGGATCACCGTGCAGGAGGACCGCCGCCAGGTCAGCGTGCTCTTCATCGACATCGTCGACTTCACCACGTACGCCGAGCGGGCCGACCCGGAGCAGGCGCGCAGCCTCCAGCAGGCGTACTTCGCCACCGTCCGCAAGCTGGTCCACCAGTACGGCGGGGTGGTGGAGAAATACATCGGCGACGCGGTGATGGCCCTTTTCGGCGCCCCGGTCGCCACCGACAACGACGCGCTGCGTTGCGTCCGGGCCGGTCTGGAGCTGCAACGCAGCCTGGCCCGGCAGACCGCCGGGCCGCAACCGCCGCTGGGCTTCCGGGTCGGCGTGGCCACCGGTGAGGCGCTGGTGGACCTCTCCGCCACCCGCGACGGTGGCCAGGCCTTCGTCACCGGTGACGTGGTGAACACCGCCTCCCGGTTGCAGGCGCTGGCCCCCACCGGCGGGGTGGTCGTCGACGAGAGCACCTGGTCGGCCACCCGACACGAGTTGGAGTACGTCGACCGGCCGTCGGTCACCCTCCGGGGACGCTCGGCGGTCAGCCGGATCTGGCTCGCCGTACGGGCCCGGCCGCGCACCGACCCGCAGGCCGCCGAGCTGACCCCGATGGTCGACCGGGAGCACGAGCGCGGCCTGCTGGTCAGCGCCCTGCACCGCACCGTCAACGAGCGCACCTCCCAGCTGGTGACCGTCTTCGGTCCGGCCGGGGTGGGCAAGAGCCGGCTGTTGCGCGAGCTGTCCCGGCACGCCGCCAACCTGCCCGGCCACCGGGTCACCTGGCTGGTCGGGCAGTGCCCACCGTTCGGCGAGAACGTCACGTACGCCGCGCTGGCGGACATCGTCAAGGGTTGGCTGGGGGTGCCGGACACCGACGACCCGGAGCCGCTGCACGACCGGCTACGCCAGCGGCTCGGTCAGCTCGACGATCCGCACGCCCTGCGGTTGGCCGGCGCGCTCGGGCCACTGCTGGGGGTGGCCGGGGAACGACTCAACCAGGGCGAGACCGAGGCGGCCTGGCGGCGGTTCCTGCTCACCCTCGCCGGGCACGGTCCGACCGTGCTGGTCTTCGAGGACATGCACTGGGCCGACCAGGCGATGCTGACCTTCGTCGAGCAGCTCGGCGCGGCGGCCCGGGGCGTACCGCTGCTGGTGGTGGCGACCGCGCGGCCGGAGCTGCGGGAGCGGCACCCGGCCTGGACCGGCACGATCAGCGGGGCGATGTCGATCTCGGTGCCGCCGATGCACGACGCGGACATCGACACCCTCTACTCCCTGCTGCTCGGCCAGGCCGCGTTGCCGGCGGCGGCCCGGGCGCCACTGATCGAGTTCGCCGACGGCAACCCGCTGTACGCCCAGGAGTACGCCCGCATGCTGATGGACGGCGGGCTGCTGGACCCGGCCGCCCGGTTCGACCCGACCGGCGGCTCCGACATGCCGCGCACCGTCCAGGCGGTCATCGCCAACCGGCTCGACCTGCTCGACCCGGCCGACCGGGCGGTACTCCAGACCGCCGCCGTGGTCGGGGTGCAGTTCTGGCCGGGCCCGGTGGCGACCGCCCTGGGTCGGACGGTGGAGTGGGTGGAGCGGGCACTGGACCGGTTGCAGCGCCGGGACATGGTCTTCGAGCTGCCCACCTCCACGATGGTCGGTCAGCCGGAGTACCGGTTCCGGCACATCCTGGTCCGCGACGTGTGTTACCAACGGCTACCCCGGGCGGAACGGGTGCTGCGGCACCAGCGCACCGCCGACTGGTTGGCCCAGCGCGCCGACGCCGGGCAGCAGGATCTGGCCGAGGTGCTGGCCAACCACCGCTGGACCGCCCACGAGATCGCCCGGACCGTCGGGCTGGACCCGGCCCCGTACGCGATGGCGGCCCGGACCGCGTTGCACCGGGCCGCCCGACGGGCCAGCGCGCTGCACGCCCTGGACAACGCGGCGACGCTTGTCGACCGGGCCCTCGCGGTCGGCGGGAAGGCCGACCCGGGCCTGGAGTTGTTCGCCGCCCAGCTGGCCCTGTTCCGCGACGGGGACACGTTCCTGGTCGACGGGGGCACCGAGACGTTGACCGGGCTGGTCGACCGGCTGGCCGCCGCCGGGGACCGTGCCGGCGCGGCCCGCGCCTGGACCCTGCTCGCCACCGCCGCCTGGAGCCGGGCCGACCGGTCCGAGACGCTGCGCTGCCTGGACCGGGCCAACGAGATCTACGCCGAGCTGCCCGAGTCCGAGGACAAGGCGGAGGCGTTGTTGGAGCTGGCCCGGGTCCGGATGCTCAACTTCGAGACCGATCCCGCCCGCGCGGCGGCCCGCTCCGCAGCCGAGCTGGCCGAGCAGTTGGTGCTTCCCGAGGTACGGGCCAACGCCCGGATCACCCTGGCGGTGGCCCGCTACCTGGCCGGCGAACAGCAGGCGTACGCGGAGCTGGCCGAGGTGGCCGAACAGTGCCGGGCGGACCGGCTGGCCTGCCGACGCCGGGCGGTGCAGAACCTGGCCTGGGCCGCCCAGGAGGAGGGCGACCTGGCCCGGTCGGCCCGGCTGGTCGACGAACAGCGCTCGCTCGACCTGGCCGGTGGGCACGGCCTGGCGACCAGCTTCGCCGACCAGTGGGCGCGGGCGTACTACGCCGGCGACTGGGTGGCGGCGCTGGAGATGGCCGCCGAGTCGACCCGCCGACCGACCGCCGAGTGGGACCTGCACATCGTGGCGGTCTCGGGGTGGATGCGGGCGCTGCGCGCCGGGGACCCGCCGACCGACGGGGCGTCCCGCCCGGTGCCGACCCCGTCCGCCACAGGCCACGCCGGGGCGGTCGAGGGCGGGGCGGTCGAGGCCGGGGCGGTCGAGGCCGGGGCGGGTGGTCAGGACCTGGTGGCCCAGGCGCTGGTCGCCGCACGGCGCAGCGGTTTCCACCGGGTGCTGCGGTCGACGTTGGCACACGCCGCGCTCTGCCGGGCCGTCCGAGGTCGACCCGACGAGGCGATGCGGCTGCTGGTGGAGCTGGACGAGGACTGGCGTCGTACCCGGATGATCCCGTTCGCCGAGTGGGTGCCGGCGGTGGGGCACGTCGCCGCGGTGCTCGGCCCGGAAGCCGCCCGGCTGGTCCACGACCTGCTCGACCGGTCTGCCCGGATGACCCCCTGGGCGGAGGCCGCCGGGCAGGTCGCCGACGCCGCCCTGGCACTGGCCGACGGGGATGCCCACCGCGCCACCCGACTGTTCCGGACGGCGGCGGCGAGCTACGCGCGGATTACCGACACCACCGACCACATGCTGACCACCGCGCTGTCGGTGCCGGCGCTGATCCTGGCCGACCCCGCCGAGGCGGCGGTCGCCCTCGACCGGGTACGCGGCTTCGCCGACCGCTTCGGCATGCCCGGTCTGCTCCGACTGGCCGCCCCGGCGACGACCGACCAGACCTGGCTGTGA
- a CDS encoding 6-phosphofructokinase: MRIGVLTGGGDCPGLNAVIRAVVRKGVATYGHEFVGFRDGWKGPLEGLSKPLGIPEVRGILPRGGTILGSSRTNPFKIENGVERIKENLAAQGVDALIAIGGEDTLGVATKLHELGVNVVGVPKTIDNDLGATDYTFGFDTAVNIAMEAIDRLHTTAESHHRTLVVEVMGRHAGWIALHAGLAGGANVILLPERKFDVEQVAGYVEKRFQHQYAPIVVVAEGAQPLDGQMVLHNQELDAFGHVRLGGIGQWLAEQLEAKTGKEARTVVLGHIQRGGTPTAFDRVLATRLGLQAIDAAHEGDWGKMVAMQSTDIVRVPLAEATRELKTVPIERYDEAEVFFGS; this comes from the coding sequence ATGCGTATCGGCGTGCTCACCGGCGGCGGCGACTGCCCAGGTCTCAACGCGGTCATTCGGGCGGTGGTCCGTAAGGGCGTCGCTACTTACGGTCACGAGTTCGTGGGTTTCCGGGACGGGTGGAAGGGTCCGCTGGAGGGCCTGTCCAAGCCGCTCGGCATCCCCGAGGTGCGGGGCATCCTGCCCCGCGGCGGCACCATCCTCGGCTCGTCCCGCACCAACCCGTTCAAGATCGAGAACGGCGTGGAGCGGATCAAGGAGAACCTCGCCGCGCAGGGCGTCGACGCCCTGATCGCGATCGGCGGCGAGGACACCCTGGGCGTCGCGACCAAGCTGCACGAGCTGGGCGTCAACGTGGTCGGCGTACCGAAGACGATCGACAACGACCTGGGTGCGACCGACTACACCTTCGGCTTCGACACCGCCGTCAACATCGCCATGGAGGCGATCGACCGGCTGCACACCACCGCGGAGAGCCACCACCGCACCCTGGTCGTCGAGGTGATGGGTCGGCACGCCGGCTGGATCGCCCTGCACGCCGGCCTGGCCGGTGGCGCCAACGTGATCCTGCTGCCGGAGCGCAAGTTCGACGTCGAGCAGGTCGCCGGCTACGTCGAGAAGCGCTTCCAGCACCAGTACGCCCCGATCGTCGTGGTCGCCGAGGGCGCCCAGCCGCTCGACGGCCAGATGGTCCTGCACAACCAGGAGCTCGACGCCTTCGGTCACGTCCGCCTCGGCGGCATCGGCCAGTGGCTCGCCGAGCAGCTGGAGGCGAAGACCGGCAAGGAGGCCCGGACCGTCGTGCTCGGGCACATCCAGCGCGGTGGCACCCCGACCGCCTTCGACCGGGTGCTCGCCACCCGGCTCGGCCTCCAGGCGATCGACGCCGCGCACGAGGGCGACTGGGGCAAGATGGTCGCGATGCAGAGCACGGACATCGTCCGGGTGCCGCTGGCCGAGGCCACCCGCGAGCTGAAGACCGTCCCGATCGAGCGTTACGACGAGGCCGAGGTCTTCTTCGGCAGCTGA
- a CDS encoding pyridoxamine 5'-phosphate oxidase family protein, whose amino-acid sequence MADDATTITDARRRVTELIRDARICMLTTIGVDGRLLSRPMALQAAEFEGDLWFFAYTDSAKMRQLRVNPEVDVAFSDQRHHAWVSISGTAQEAYDRARAEQLWNPVLKAWFPDGLDTPGLTLLKVHASSAEYWDSPGGSVVNLLGLAKAAVTGEPPKLGENHEVSY is encoded by the coding sequence ATGGCCGACGATGCGACCACCATCACCGACGCCCGGCGACGGGTGACCGAGCTGATCCGGGACGCCCGGATCTGCATGCTGACCACGATCGGCGTGGACGGCCGGCTGCTCAGTCGGCCGATGGCGCTCCAGGCGGCCGAGTTCGAGGGCGACCTGTGGTTCTTCGCCTACACCGACTCGGCCAAGATGCGCCAGCTCCGGGTCAACCCGGAGGTCGACGTGGCCTTCTCCGACCAGCGGCACCACGCCTGGGTCTCGATCTCCGGCACCGCCCAGGAGGCGTACGACCGGGCGCGGGCCGAGCAGCTGTGGAACCCGGTGCTCAAGGCGTGGTTCCCGGACGGCCTGGACACCCCCGGGCTGACCCTGCTCAAGGTGCACGCCAGCTCGGCCGAGTACTGGGACTCGCCGGGTGGCTCTGTGGTCAACCTGCTCGGCCTGGCCAAGGCGGCGGTGACCGGCGAGCCGCCGAAACTGGGCGAGAACCACGAGGTCAGTTACTGA
- a CDS encoding flavin-containing monooxygenase — protein sequence MPPSTEHGRPDPESSTLAPSRDGRPVSDRGDTVCVIGAGASGLTAVKNLTEHGFGVDCYERETGVGGGWNWRHDRSPVYASTHLISSRPFTQFPDFPMPDSWPDYPHHSQLLSYFERYADHFDLRRHIWFGTEVVRVEPVDGERWDVTTRSTGGYGPERTSRYAAVLVANGHNWSPKLPRYEGLEEFRGEIMHASSYKDPAQLRGKRVLVVGAGNTGCDLAVEAAQQASRCWHSTRRGYWYAPKYVLGRPADQVNDALLALRVPLRLRQWLYHWTLRLTVGDLTRFGLPKPDHRVYETHPIANSQLVYYVGHGEITPVPEVARFHPGGVTLTDGREIDPELVVFATGYLPRFEFLDPGILGDADGSGRPRLWLHAFPPGHPTLAVAGLLQPDSGLFPLAHWQTVLFARSLRLRRDRPQRAAAFASRATAGAGERYAGKVKDSSRHWFEVGHVDYLRAVQRALDELEGK from the coding sequence CCGGGACGGCCGTCCGGTCTCCGACCGGGGCGACACGGTCTGCGTGATCGGTGCCGGGGCCAGCGGCCTCACCGCGGTCAAGAACCTCACCGAGCACGGCTTCGGCGTCGACTGCTACGAACGGGAGACCGGCGTCGGCGGCGGCTGGAACTGGCGGCACGACCGTAGCCCGGTGTACGCCAGCACCCACCTCATCTCGTCGCGGCCGTTCACCCAGTTCCCCGACTTCCCGATGCCGGACTCCTGGCCGGACTACCCGCACCACAGCCAGCTGCTGTCCTACTTCGAGCGGTACGCCGACCACTTCGACCTGCGCCGGCACATCTGGTTCGGCACCGAGGTGGTCCGGGTGGAGCCGGTCGACGGCGAGAGGTGGGACGTCACCACCCGCAGCACCGGCGGGTACGGCCCGGAACGCACCTCCCGGTACGCCGCCGTACTGGTCGCCAACGGGCACAACTGGTCGCCGAAACTGCCCCGCTACGAGGGGCTGGAGGAGTTCCGGGGCGAGATCATGCACGCCTCGTCCTACAAGGACCCGGCCCAGTTGCGCGGCAAGCGGGTGCTCGTGGTCGGGGCCGGCAACACCGGCTGTGACCTGGCGGTCGAGGCGGCCCAGCAGGCGTCCCGCTGCTGGCACTCCACCCGCCGCGGCTACTGGTACGCCCCGAAGTACGTCCTCGGTCGCCCCGCCGACCAGGTCAACGACGCGCTGCTGGCGCTGCGGGTGCCGCTGCGGCTGCGCCAGTGGCTCTACCACTGGACGCTGCGGCTCACCGTGGGCGACCTGACCCGGTTCGGGCTGCCGAAGCCGGACCACCGGGTCTACGAGACGCACCCGATCGCCAACAGCCAACTGGTCTACTACGTCGGCCACGGAGAGATCACCCCGGTGCCGGAGGTGGCCCGGTTCCACCCCGGCGGGGTGACCCTCACCGACGGCCGGGAGATCGACCCGGAGCTGGTCGTCTTCGCCACCGGCTACCTGCCCCGCTTCGAGTTCCTCGACCCGGGGATCCTCGGCGACGCCGACGGTTCCGGCCGACCCCGGCTCTGGCTGCACGCCTTCCCACCGGGTCACCCCACCCTGGCGGTGGCCGGGCTGTTGCAGCCCGACTCGGGGTTGTTCCCCCTGGCGCACTGGCAGACGGTGCTCTTCGCCCGGTCGCTGCGGCTGCGCCGGGACCGGCCGCAGCGGGCCGCCGCGTTCGCGTCCCGGGCGACGGCCGGCGCGGGCGAGCGGTACGCCGGGAAGGTCAAGGACAGCAGCCGGCACTGGTTCGAGGTGGGCCACGTCGACTACCTGCGCGCGGTGCAGCGCGCCCTCGACGAACTGGAGGGCAAGTGA